The sequence below is a genomic window from Myxococcales bacterium.
CGCGGGCTGACCCCGTGCGAGTCCTGGAATTCCGGCCGGAATGGGTATCGGACGTTGATCGGCATGGTGGCCAGCGCCACGCGGACGTGCTCCTTTCGGGCGGCGGCGATCATTCGCCGGATATTATTTTCATAGTTGTTTTCGATCTTTTGATTGTCCGGATCCTGTGGCGCGAAATAGCGGCGCTCGTCGAGGGCCGGTTCGCGGAGCAGGACTTTTTTCAGCGCCCGGTAAAGGATGAAGCGATGCGCGATTTCACTGAATTTCGCGGGAACAAAGCCCTCGTTGTTGCCCACGGCCACAATCAGCAGATCCGGATGCAGGCGTACGATGGTTTCGACGATACCGCGGATGCCAAACGAATTCTGGCAGCCGGCGCCGAAGTTGACGCCTTCGAAGCGGCGCGATGGAAGTTGGCAGGACAAATCGGCTTGCAACCAGGTCGTGATGTCGCCGTAACCCAGGGTGTGCTCCAGCGTATTGTACGGAAAGCCCTGGATGAACGATTCACCGGTGACGAAGAAACGGAAGGTGCCGGGCGGCTTTTCCCGGAGGAACACCTGATCGGCCATGTTGTCGGCGTGGACCCGCCAGGCCGGACCGGCGGGTAAAACCGACGGGGTTAGAAAATCGATCGGCGCCTGGGCCACCATGTCGTCGAGGCGGGTTGTTTTAATCAGTCCCCGTTGTTCCAGCAGTCGTAGCGTAAGGGACGCGGCAACGAACAGCACGAAGAAAGGCACGAAGACGAAAATCGCTCGTCGGACCCGGAACCGAGCCGGCCGGATACCGCGCCGCCCGCGGCCAGGGTGGATATTTTTATCGAGTTTTACGATCCCTTTCATGGTCGTCCTGACGGCGAACGACGATACCCGGATCCGATCGAACGGTGGAAACGCCCGCTCAACAATAGGTCTGCACGCATTCCGCGGCGCAATCGCCAGCGGCACTGCAGTCGGCATACTGGTTCATACAGGCGCACTCGCACGAAAGATCGCCCGCGGAATCGGCACAATCGTCGGCAAAGGCGTCGTAATCATCGAGACAATCCGCGACGGTCGGGTTAAAACCGCAATCGACCGCCCAGTCGCACATGCTTTGCACATTGCAGGCCACGTTATTGTTGCCGTTGGTGGCATTGTCATCTTCGGTCGTGTCGTCGTTGTCGTCGTCATCGTCATCATCGCCGCAGGAAACGGCCGTCAAACCCGCGCCGAGAACAAACACCAATACCATGACCCAACAAAAGGTTTTCATTTTTCCCTCCGTCTTGAATGGCTGCGATCCCAGCAAAACACTTCAGGCGGTCGAAGGCAAGTTTATTCATCTTCCCTGATCCGGGAATAAGGGATGGAAGGTAGGCCGGCAACGACGGCCTTAGCGACGGTCGGCGCGCGGGAAAATTTTTCGCAATTCCACCGCCCGCTGTTCGGCTTTTTCCCACATGCGCAGATACGCCTCGGCCGAGCGAAAGAGCGGCTCGATCGCCGCGTCCCCGGCATCGGCGCGCGCGTCCTGTATCAATTCCGGCAACAGACCGATGTCCACCAGGCCTTCGGTATTGAAATCGACGGCACGATTGCCGAGGAAGGGCGCGGTGAACTCCACGTCGCCGGCGTAGGAGGAAAATGGGTAGGTGATCGGATTCGGTTGCTCTTTGGCGCAGGCGCCCGCGGCGAATCGGCCGCCCGGCGCGCCGGCGAAACCATTGAGATCGAAACCGAAACCGACACCCGGATAGCCGCCCAGGGATTCGATCAAGGCCACGCGGTCCGTCAAGCCGCGCACGGTCGCTCCCGGGTCATCCGGATCCTGGCAACGGCCGAGCCCGATGGTGGCATAGCCGCCCACCGTGTAAGGCCGTCCGGCCCAGACCCGCCCGTGGGTCGCGGCCGCCGGATAGTCGTATTCTTCCAGAATTTCGTAGGCTCGCCGGTACGACCACGAGGGGAAGTGGTCGACCTCGATGATCATCCCGCGCGCCATCAACCCCGCCAATAACGCTTCCCCGTAGGGCGTGATCGTCGCGTTCTGGCACCAGTCGCCGCTGATCGACGGCTGCAGGAAACGGAACATGTAACGAAGAACCAAGGGCACCGGATGTTCGCCGAAACCCGACATGTCGACCGGCGGATCGGCAAGGTAGTCGTCGCGCGCCTGCAACAGGCCGCCGAAGAATATACCGCCGTTGTCCCAGCCCCGGTTCTGGCCGTCGGTCGGGCAATCCTGCGTCATGTTCGTCCAGTGGCCGCTATTGAAGAAGTTGCCGCCCTCGAGAAAGCCGCGGTTGCCGTCGCCGGGCGAGAAGCGATTGTCGTATTTGTGCACGGGAAAAACGGCGCGGATGCCGCGGGCGTAGTAGACGTCGAGTTGTTCGTCGATCCAGGCCTCATCGCAGACCGGGTCTTCGGGACGCGGCGTAAGCCGGCAACGGAAGGGGCTGGAGGTTTCGATGCCGAGCACCACCGCCAGCTTGCCGGCGGCGATCACCTCGCGGGCCTCGGCCGGGCTGCGGACGATACGGAACCAGCCCAGGCCTTCTCCGCCGGCCTGCGCGTCGATGTAGCGTTGCATCGCCCAGGCTTCGTCGATGATCCGGTCGACCGAGGTCATATCCTCGCAATCGTAGCGGCTGGGCTCGATGCCGCTGGCGACCATCAGGCTGCAGATCACGAAATCGCTCGTCGCATGCGTGACCATCAGTCGCAGCCCCGCCAGCCACGCCCGTTCGAGCCAACGGTAGTACATCGTCTGATGGGTCGAGCGATGGGGCGCGTCGGGCCAATCGGTAAACTCGGGCCAGCCGGCCGTCGCATGATTGTCCACGGGGAGTTCGCCGAGGAGAAAGGCGACGGCCAGCGACAACACGGTCGACGGGTCCAATCCCAGGGAGTCCCAGACGTAGCCGAGGAAGTCATGGCGGCCGTTTTCGCCGTGCACCACGCTGCAGTCGCCCAGAGCGTGCGTGACGCCGAGACGGTGAAAGGTTCCGCCGTGAAACAATCCCCCGCCGAAGCTGAAATTCGTCAGCAGATGCTCGTGCGCGTCGGCGATGCCGTAGAGCGTGCCGTCCGCGAAAGTGGTGCGGGTGATGGCGCCGGCGGCGTCCAGTGACATTTCCGGATAGGTCGCGCAGCCGTCGACCGGCACCAGCGACAACGCGACGGGGTTGCCGCCGAGCCCCAGCGGGCCGAGCAGCAGGTCGTTCCGGCGGTTGCGGAACTGGTACTGGGACGGGTGGCCTTCGAAGGGTTCGAGAATCCATTCGGCACCGGAGATGTAATCGTCCTCGACCCGCGTGACGTCGGATTCAAGGACTTTGGCGCGCCGCAGCGGCCCGTTGTCGCTAAGAAAGTAGGCTTGCTCGGCGTCGTAAAACAAATAGGTCGTCAGGTCGGAAGGCTGCAGATAAAAGTGCGCGGCCGCGTCGGCATCCGGCACGAAGGCAAAGGCGGTCTCGGAAACGGCGGCCAGCCATTTCCCGTCGTCGGTCTGTACCGCGGCGCACAGTCCGCCCAAACCTTCCAACGCGACTTCATCGTCATCGGTTGCGTCGTCATCGGTTGCGTCGTCGTCGGTCGCGTCGTCATCGGTCGCGTCGTCATCGGTCGCATCGTCGTCGGCCGCGTCGTCATCGGACGAGTCGTCATCGGTGGCATCATCGTCGGCCCCATCATCGTCGGCCGCGTCGTCGTCCGTGGCGTCGTCGTCGGGCGTGTCGTCGTCGGCCGTCGCATCGTCATCGTCGAGCGGATGATCGGCCTCAGCGGAATCGTCGCCGGCGGAATGGTCGGACCCGCAAGCGGGCAGCAGCGCGATCGCCAGCAAAAAGAAAGGTAACAGGCTAAAAATCGTTTTTTTCATGTTGCGATCCCTTCCAGGCGCGGGGTCGTTTTTTTCTTTTTTACTACTACATTTATGCTGGTGGGGATAGTGGCAATGTCCCAGTTTGTGCGATATTGGAAAAATCTTTCCGGTCCCGCGGGGCGCCGACGCTTGAAGATTTCGGCGGAATGGCATCCTATTGAAATGAAATTCCCATTTGCCGGAGCGTCTGATGAGGCGAGGTTTCCGGAATTTTTCGATCTTCATCCTTTGCCTGCTTCCGTTCGCGCTGCTCGACGGTTGCGACAGTCGCGATGGAGAGCAAGGGAACAGCCAGGCGGACGACGGCGGGACGGATAACGACGACCGGGACGCCCAGCCGGAATGTTGGGAAGCGGGCGGTGACGCGCCAACCGCCGATGTCCTGACGCCCCGGCAATCGCCGGAATACTATGTCGAGCAGAGCCTGAAGTATTTCGACACCCTCGATTCCTACGCCGATCCGCGCTCGATCCCGAACTATTCGGAACTGGTCGCCCGCTGGGAATGGCCGCCGTGGCTCAAGCTGACCGGGCTCGGCGACGAGGCCATGATCTGGATCGATCTGGCCTTGAAACTGTATCCGACCTCCGTCGCGGAGCGCGATTGCCGCGCGTTTCCCGTGCAACCTTTCGGCCGCTGCCATGTCGTTTTTTACTACCAGGACAGGCCTTGTTCGATCTATGAAGAATTCACTTTCAACGACCGGGGGGAGATGACGTTTATCGAGGCCTGGTCGGACATTCCCGGGTTGTTGCCGACGAGCGATCCGAGCGATTACTGGGCGGAAGACGCGGCGGCGCATCGGTTGTCGACCAAAATCCCGGGTCTCGGGACCGCAACCGGACTCATCGACCTGAACGGCGATTGCCTGCGCGAAGCGGCGCGAACCGACGCGGAAGTCGCCGACTTCGCGACCCGCGCCCGGTATCCGATCGTCTCCTGGATGGCCGAATTCCTGCGGGTCGGCGACGACATGATGCGTCTGGGCTGCGAATGACGATCCGCGGATCGCCGCCTTACCCGTTGCTGATCGCCGGCGCCTTGTAAAGCCATTCGGTTTCTTCGAGCTGCGCGAGTAGAAAATCCGCCAGCGCCTCGCGTGAGAGCCAGAGGAGTTTGATCCGCGGATTGCCGATGAAGCCGGCCACCGCCGGCCGTTTTGCCGGCCGATTCGTCAGTAGGGGCAAGCGGACGAGGATCCAGTCCAGCGAACTGGTCATGATGACCTTGGCGGTTTCGCTGATCTCATGGTGGACATTGCCGGCGACGGCTTTGAAAACCTTTTCCTCCAACCAGAACGAAAAGCGAAAGCGATCCCCGGGGTCCACCACGCTCGGCGGCACGGTCGCGATCAACCGTTTGACACCGTGTTTTTCCATCGCCGCCACGATGCGCCGCATGCCGTCCGCGATCGGCGTGCCGCTGAATTGGCCCTTGGGCCCAAGCAGGCTGATGACCGCGCCGGCTCCGGCTACGACCGTAGCGATCGCCGACGCGTCGCTCAATTCGCCGACCGCGACCTGAAGCTTTGCCGACCGGATTTGGAGTTTGGCGGGATGGCGGACGTAGGCGTTGACTTCATGACCGGCGGCCAACGCTTTTTCCACGAGGAGCAGGCCGGAAGCTCCCGTGGCGCCGAAAACGACGAGCTTCATGTGACTTCTCCGGTGTTTTGATGGACGCAACACAACGGTCGCGGTGCCGGTCCGATGCCGTGCCGGGACGACTTCGGATGTCGAGCCGCGTTACCGCATTCTGACGTTCCGCATCCGCTTGATCCCGCCGTCGGCGGCGAGACGCCGATCCGTGTCACCGCAGCCACATGGAAAGAGCTTATAAAAATTAATATAACCGATCGGCCGCCGCAGTCACGGCCCCGGCGAAAAAAACAACCGCGTGGCCTTTATTGCCGGACCCGTTAAATGCCTTTCTTCTTTTTCAGGTCGAGCGCGGTTTTCAGCCCTTTTTCGCGGATGGTTTTCACCGCGAGGCGCAGCGGCGTCACAACGTGGAAACGCCGGCCGAACCGCCGGAGGCGGGCTTCGTCGATGTGAATGCCCAAGCCGGGCTCCTGCGGAACGTCGATCGTGCCGTCGGCGTTGACCGTCACCGGCGGAATGATGCCATCGCGGAATTCCGGCACCCAGCCCGGCGGCTCGAACGGATATTCGAGGTAGTCGCGATTTTCCCACGCGGCGAAGGCGTGCAGGTTGATCAGCAGGCCGATGCCGTTGGTCCAGGTGTGCGGCGAGTAGCCGAGCCGGCGCTTCCGGCATTCCGCCATGACCTGCTTGGCGACGGTCAGGCCGCCGCAGAACGTCGCGTCGGGCTGATAGATGTCGAGGCATTCGCGCTCGAACAGGGCGCGCAGTTCGTGCCAGTCGCCGAGCAGTTCCGCGCCGGAGATGGGCGTTTTCACCTGCCGGCGAAACTCGGCCATGCCGTCCCAATCGTGCATGTCCAGCGGTTCCTCGATCCAGGTGATGCCCAGGTCGTCGCAGGCGCGGCCGAAGTTCAGGGCGTATTCCCGGCTCCAGATCGGCGTCGGCTCGACGAGCGACACGGGCCAACCCTGGTTGGCGTCGACCCCGATGCGGAATCCGTCGCCCAGTTCCTTGCGAACCTGCGCCAGGATGCCGATGTCGTCCTTCATCGCGGGGTCCTTCACGCGGATTTTCAGCGCCTGAAAACCCATCCGGCGGATTTCGTCCAGGTAGGGCTTCCGGCGACCGAACGGGCGCAACTCGCCCGAGGACGCGTAAACGCGCACGCGCGGCACCGGCGTTTCCGTCTCCTGCAACAGCCGGTAAACGGGCTTGCGTTCGAGTTGGCCGATCAGGTCGAAGAACGCCGCCTCGATCCAGTAATTCCGCCAACCGAGGTAGGACGATTCGCGCAGGCGACGGCGCACATTGACCAGGTCGCGCGCCTCCAGGCCGAGCAGAAAGCCGCCGAGCAGATCGCCCAGCCCCTCGCGCTCGCGACTGAAGGCGTTGCCCGCCGCGATGCCGACGAGGCCGTCGTCGGTGGTGAGCCGCAGCAGCGTGAAGCGGTTGTGGGTTTGCGGATAACCGGGGATCCAGGACGGATAGAATGGCGTCCGGAGCGGTACGCTGACGTGGTACAATTCGATGCGCTCGATGCGACTCACGCGGGCCTCCTGCTATTTCATGTCCTGTTGATGCGCCTAAAATACCGGAAAACCACGGCCGGCGCGAGGGCGGGCCGGGCGGCGGATTGACCCTTGGGGCGATCCGCGGTAAGTCGGACGGCGATCCACATTAATGCTCGAACGGGGCAGGGAGGCGACCATGGCCGACGCGCAATTCGTGCTGGCGCTGGATTCCGGTTCGCAAAGTTCGCGCGCGCTGTTGTTCGACGCCAAGGGAACGGTGCTGGCCAACGGCAGTCACGCGCACGCGGCGATGCGGCACCCCGAGCCCGGGGCCGTCGAGCAGGATCCGATCGACATCCGCGATTGCCTGTTCGGCGCGATCCGCGACTGTTTGCAGGCCTGGGGCGGCGATCCGGCGGCGATCGCCGGCGTTTCACTCACCACGCAGCGCACCACGGTGCTGCTGGCCGCGGCCGACGGCACGCCGTTGATCGACGCGGTTTCGTGGCTCGACCGGCGGACGGCGGGCCTCGATTCGGAACCGAAAACCGCGCTACGGCTGTTGCTCAAAGCGATGGGCCCAAACGCGCTGCTGCCGCGCCTGCTGGCCAAATCGTGGCCGCGGCAATGGCGCGAGCGCGATCCCGAAACGCTCGCCCGCGCGGCGTGGATGTCGCCGATCGAGGGTTGGCTCAACCACCAACTCACCGGCCGCAACGCCGTCGCGCCGGGCGGCCTGGCGGGGGCCTGGCCGTTCGACGTGAAAAAACGCGCCTGGTCCAAGCCCGGCTTGTTGTACACCCTGCTGGCCTACGAGCCGCGCTGGCTGCCGGACATCGTCGAAGCCGGGCAGCGAATCGGCGCCGTCACCGCGGCGGCCGCCGGGCGCACCGGCCTGGTCGCCGGAACGCCGGTTTTCGCCTGCGGCGGCGACAAGCAGGCCGAGGCGCTGGGCGCGGGCGTGCGCGGCGAACAACGCAACGTCGGCGCGGTCAGCCTGGGCTCCGGCTCTTCCATCTGCATCCCTTCGCTCAAGCCGCTGGCCAGCATGAATTACCACTGGCTGACCATGGCGGGCTGCGAACCGGGCCTGTGGTACCTCGAATACCTGCTGTTTCGCGGCATGTGGACCGCGCGGTGGTTCGCCCGTGAATTGGGCAAGGATCTGGAAGCCGAGGCCGCGCGCAGCGGCCGCCCCGCCGAGGCGTATTTGTGCGATGAGGCCGAAGCGGTGCCGGCGGGCGCGAACGGGCTGGTCACCTGGCCCCGCTGGTCGCCGACGCTTCAGCACCCGATGGAAACCGGCACCTGTGTCGGTTTGCGCGAAACGCACACGCGCGGGCACTTCTTCCGCGCCTTGCTCGAGGGGATCGGCTTCGATCTGCGGCGCGGCCGGGAAATTCTGGAAAAGGCGGCGGGCGTGAACATCGCCGAGGTGCGCGTCGGCGGCGGCGGTTCGCGGTCGTCGGTGGTGGTCGGCATCCTGGCCGACATTCTGGGCGTGCCGATCGTCCGGCCGCCGTCGGAGGAGTTGGCGGCGCGCGGCGCGGCGATCGTCGCGGCGGTCGGTTCGCGCCTGTACCCCTCGTACGACGCGGCGGTGTCGGCGATGGTGCCCGCGGCCGAGACGGTCCGTCCGGACGCCAAGCGGATGGCGCTTTATTCGCGGAT
It includes:
- a CDS encoding mandelate racemase/muconate lactonizing enzyme family protein; translated protein: MSRIERIELYHVSVPLRTPFYPSWIPGYPQTHNRFTLLRLTTDDGLVGIAAGNAFSREREGLGDLLGGFLLGLEARDLVNVRRRLRESSYLGWRNYWIEAAFFDLIGQLERKPVYRLLQETETPVPRVRVYASSGELRPFGRRKPYLDEIRRMGFQALKIRVKDPAMKDDIGILAQVRKELGDGFRIGVDANQGWPVSLVEPTPIWSREYALNFGRACDDLGITWIEEPLDMHDWDGMAEFRRQVKTPISGAELLGDWHELRALFERECLDIYQPDATFCGGLTVAKQVMAECRKRRLGYSPHTWTNGIGLLINLHAFAAWENRDYLEYPFEPPGWVPEFRDGIIPPVTVNADGTIDVPQEPGLGIHIDEARLRRFGRRFHVVTPLRLAVKTIREKGLKTALDLKKKKGI
- a CDS encoding NAD(P)H-binding protein encodes the protein MKLVVFGATGASGLLLVEKALAAGHEVNAYVRHPAKLQIRSAKLQVAVGELSDASAIATVVAGAGAVISLLGPKGQFSGTPIADGMRRIVAAMEKHGVKRLIATVPPSVVDPGDRFRFSFWLEEKVFKAVAGNVHHEISETAKVIMTSSLDWILVRLPLLTNRPAKRPAVAGFIGNPRIKLLWLSREALADFLLAQLEETEWLYKAPAISNG